The Helianthus annuus cultivar XRQ/B chromosome 16, HanXRQr2.0-SUNRISE, whole genome shotgun sequence genome includes a window with the following:
- the LOC110919218 gene encoding uncharacterized protein LOC110919218, producing the protein MDPFNNPNNSNVPNNPNNPNNPNPPNTPIVFSVPGYYPMIEPNQFSQFSSNAFAAFQNSPNVFAHTQQSQAIQQLMMRNAFNIQPVQPKPNPTQPIRSEPDEDVVEVVPETQPQKGKRRKGKQVAGEQSQPSKPKPKPWTQLEEEALAKAYIRTSTHPIKGNNQTGEGFWKAVLVKFLELMDQGSYRDIDSVSSKWRKMSGFVNKFSKEYNRIYSSERRSGMSDEDVFKKALDVYKSNHGITFAHVRVWEIMRTAQKWAPVPNEVEMAKRQRTSESVSYSAGGSDARCHINLNDDAEFDEEEYVVKEAERPPGRDKSKKEAVSKKEKQKVDPKME; encoded by the exons ATGGATCCCTTTAACAACCCGAACAACTCGAACGTCCCCAACAACCCGAACAACCCCAACAACCCGAACCCACCGAACACCCCGATTGTTTTTTCGGTGCCGGGATACTATCCGATGATAGAACCGAACCAATTCAGTCAATTTTCCTCAAATGCTTTTGCTGCATTCCAAAACTCACCGAATGTTTTTGCGCACACGCAACAAAGTCAAGCCATACAACAATTGATGATGCGGAATGCTTTTAATATCCAACCCGTCCAACCCAAACCGAACCCGACGCAACCCATTCGATCCGAACCCGACGAGGATGTTGTCGAAGTTGTTCCCGAGACCCAACCGCAAAAAGGCAAACGAAGAAAAGGCAAGCAAGTTGCGGGTGAGCAAAGCCAACCGTCCAAACCAAAGCCGAAACCATGGACGCAACTCGAGGAAGAAGCCTTAGCGAAGGCTTACATACGCACGTCCACACACCCAATTAAAG GTAACAATCAAACGGGTGAGGGGTTTTGGAAGGCGGTTTTGGTGAAGTTTCTTGAGCTAATGGACCAAGGGTCATATCGAGATATCGACTCGGTGTCTTCTAAGTGGCGAAAAATGAGCGGGTTCGTCAACAAGTTTTCCAAAGAATATAATAGAATATATTCAAGTGAGCGTCGTAGCGGGATGAGCGACGAGGATGTGTTCAAAAAGGCGTTGGATGTTTACAAGTCGAACCATGGTATCACGTTCGCACACGTTCGGGTGTGGGAAATTATGCGAACGGCACAAAAATGGGCGCCGGTTCCGAACGAGGTGGAGATGGCAAAGCGGCAAAGGACATCGGAATCCGTTAGTTATAGCGCCGGCGGATCGGACGCGAGATgtcacataaacttaaacgatGACGCCGAGTTCGATGAAGAAGAATACGTCGTAAAGGAAGCGGAACGTCCCCCGGGACGGGACAAATCAAAGAAGGAGGCGGTGTCAAAGAAAGAAAAGCAAAAGGTCGATCCGAAGATGGAGTAG